The Engystomops pustulosus chromosome 1, aEngPut4.maternal, whole genome shotgun sequence genome has a window encoding:
- the UBE2K gene encoding ubiquitin-conjugating enzyme E2 K, which produces MANIAAQRIKREFKEVLKSEETSKNQIKVDLVDENFSELRGEIAGPPDTPYEGGRYQLEIKIPETYPFNPPKVRFITKIWHPNISSVTGAICLDILKDQWAAAMTLRTVLLSLQALLAAAEPDDPQDAVVANQYKQNPEMFKQTARLWAHVYAGAPVTSPEYTRKIENLCAMGFDRNAVIAALSSKAWEVETATELLLSN; this is translated from the exons ATGGCCAACATCGCAGCGCAAAGGATCAAGCGGGAGTTCAAAGAAGTGCTAAAGAGCGAGGAG ACTAGCAAAAACCAAATCAAAGTAGATCTAGTAGATGAGAACTTCTCTGAGCTGCGGGGAGAAATTGCTGGCCCTCCAGACACACCAtatgaag GTGGGCGCTATCAGTTAGAAATAAAAATCCCAGAAACATACCCTTTTAATCCACCTAAG GTGCGGTTTATTACTAAAATTTGGCATCCAAATATTAGTTCAGTTACCGGAGCCATATGTCTGGATATATTGAAGGATCAATG GGCAGCGGCCATGACATTAAGAACAGTGTTGTTATCATTGCAAGCTTTGTTGGCCGCAGCAGAACCAGACGACCCCCAGGACGCGGTGGTGGCCAACCAG tacaagcaaaatccagAAATGTTTAAACAGACGGCGAGGCTGTGGGCACACGTATACGCAGGCGCACCAGTCACTAGTCCAGAATACAcaagaaaaatagaaaatcttTGTGCTATGGGTTTTGATAGG AACGCAGTAATAGCTGCCTTGTCATCTAAGGCTTGGGAAGTAGAGACTGCAACAGAACTTCTGCTGAGTAACTGA